One window of Terriglobia bacterium genomic DNA carries:
- a CDS encoding Kdo hydroxylase family protein, whose translation MSMMAVSSSSAIVDVSKYDLSQAPWHCDQLERGKVLFFSHVPFEFPDADREFLLSQKQTGSRFHKNISYRPTKDLLKGVDDNSPDRERMNAIMRDFSASVTKFIARFLAPYAGKMKLDFASFRPLEEQGRDLSLHKRNDLLHVDAFPSRPTHGARILRVFANINPSVGRVWNVGEPFHDFLPKLMQKKKIGPSNSGVGRALAHMASKIGFPVPDRSPYDEFMLYLHDWLKENADFQKNAPKQELVFPPGSAWMVYTDGVPHAAMSGQYALEQTFIIPREALVTPQVAPCQVLEDGNYVPRARVAS comes from the coding sequence ATGTCTATGATGGCTGTATCCAGCAGTTCGGCAATCGTCGACGTAAGTAAATACGATTTGAGCCAAGCTCCATGGCATTGCGACCAGCTGGAGCGCGGCAAAGTGCTGTTCTTCAGCCATGTACCGTTCGAATTTCCTGACGCTGACCGCGAATTCCTGCTTTCGCAAAAGCAGACCGGCTCGCGCTTTCACAAAAATATTTCCTACCGTCCCACGAAGGATCTGCTGAAGGGCGTGGATGACAATTCTCCTGACCGCGAGCGCATGAATGCGATCATGCGGGATTTCTCCGCTTCGGTCACGAAGTTCATTGCGAGGTTTCTGGCGCCGTACGCAGGCAAGATGAAGCTGGACTTCGCCAGCTTCCGTCCGCTGGAAGAACAAGGCCGCGATCTTTCTTTGCACAAGCGCAATGACCTGCTGCACGTGGACGCGTTCCCGTCGCGGCCCACGCATGGCGCACGCATCTTGCGTGTGTTTGCCAACATCAATCCATCCGTCGGACGCGTGTGGAATGTGGGCGAGCCGTTCCATGATTTTCTGCCCAAGCTGATGCAGAAGAAAAAGATTGGCCCATCGAACAGCGGAGTGGGACGCGCCCTGGCGCACATGGCCAGCAAGATCGGATTTCCTGTTCCCGATCGTTCTCCCTATGACGAGTTCATGCTTTACCTGCATGACTGGCTTAAGGAAAACGCCGACTTCCAGAAGAACGCGCCCAAACAAGAGTTGGTTTTTCCGCCGGGTAGCGCGTGGATGGTTTACACCGACGGCGTTCCTCACGCCGCCATGTCAGGCCAGTATGCGCTGGAGCAGACTTTTATCATCCCAAGGGAAGCCCTGGTCACGCCGCAGGTCGCACCGTGCCAGGTGTTGGAAGACGGGAATTACGTGCCCAGGGCCAGAGTGGCCAGTTAG
- a CDS encoding RNA polymerase sigma factor, translating into MFVPLTAQSELQDEEVVARVLAGETALFEILMRRYNQRLYRVSRVILRNDGEAEDVMQDAYVRAYEHLNQFAGKAAFSTWLTRIAIHEALARKRRRGRMEELDALPENGDFMSILKSSAPNPEDGTATTQARELLEQAIDQLPEAYRAVVMLREVEEMSVAETAESLGVSDAVVKTRLHRAHAMLRKDLYARAKGRATDLYQFHAVRCDRVVKAVFDRIREKAPEGGGGIIH; encoded by the coding sequence ATGTTTGTCCCCCTGACGGCACAAAGCGAATTGCAGGATGAGGAAGTAGTGGCCCGTGTACTCGCTGGCGAAACGGCGCTTTTTGAGATCCTGATGCGCCGTTACAACCAGCGGCTTTACCGGGTTTCCCGCGTCATTCTGCGCAATGACGGCGAGGCCGAGGACGTAATGCAGGATGCTTATGTCCGGGCCTATGAACACCTGAACCAATTCGCCGGCAAGGCGGCATTCTCCACATGGCTTACGCGCATCGCCATCCATGAAGCGCTGGCGCGCAAGCGCCGCCGTGGCCGGATGGAAGAACTAGACGCACTCCCTGAAAACGGAGATTTTATGTCCATTCTCAAATCGTCCGCTCCCAACCCGGAAGACGGCACGGCCACCACGCAGGCCCGTGAACTGCTGGAACAGGCTATCGACCAACTGCCGGAAGCCTACCGCGCGGTAGTGATGTTGCGTGAAGTGGAAGAGATGAGCGTGGCGGAGACCGCGGAAAGTCTTGGCGTGAGCGACGCCGTAGTAAAGACGCGTCTGCATCGCGCCCACGCCATGCTGCGCAAGGACCTTTATGCGCGCGCCAAGGGCCGCGCCACTGATCTCTACCAGTTCCACGCCGTGCGGTGTGATCGCGTGGTGAAAGCCGTGTTTGACCGGATCAGGGAAAAAGCCCCGGAGGGCGGCGGCGGGATCATCCACTAA
- a CDS encoding glycosyl hydrolase has protein sequence MEMRVAAALIILLFSTLMYAQKAQNSKTDVSLRGISAVSSKVAWASGAKGTVLRTIDGGETWETLAIVGADSLDFRDIQAFDQNTAFVLSIEPGDQSRIYKTADGGKIWQRQFTNSDPKAFYDCFAFWDSTHGIAISDSVDGKFPLVATSDGMTWNPVAVKNMPAALPSEGAFAASGTCIATFGKNDVWFGTGGPAARVFHSADRGKNWTVVETPIIHGAASQGIFSLAFWTAKDGVAVGGDYKEPKKGESVATVTHDGGKTWTLASKQPHGYRSAVAISASHTLAAVGTSGADVSQDGGNSWTPMFKEDLNALALIGNSGWAVGPGGKIVVVDLKSH, from the coding sequence ATGGAAATGCGAGTGGCCGCAGCCCTAATCATACTGTTATTTTCGACTCTCATGTACGCGCAAAAGGCGCAAAACAGCAAAACCGACGTCTCGCTCCGCGGCATTAGCGCCGTTTCCAGCAAGGTGGCGTGGGCCAGCGGGGCCAAAGGCACGGTTTTGCGGACCATTGATGGTGGCGAGACATGGGAGACATTGGCCATTGTCGGCGCCGATTCGCTCGACTTTCGTGACATTCAGGCCTTCGACCAGAACACGGCTTTTGTGCTCAGCATTGAACCGGGCGATCAGTCGCGTATCTATAAGACCGCCGACGGCGGCAAAATCTGGCAGAGGCAGTTCACCAACAGCGATCCCAAAGCTTTTTATGATTGCTTTGCTTTCTGGGACAGCACCCATGGAATCGCCATAAGCGATTCTGTGGACGGCAAGTTCCCGCTCGTCGCTACTTCAGACGGCATGACCTGGAATCCGGTGGCGGTCAAAAATATGCCTGCCGCCCTGCCCAGCGAAGGCGCGTTCGCCGCCAGCGGCACCTGCATTGCGACCTTCGGCAAGAATGACGTCTGGTTCGGCACCGGCGGCCCCGCTGCGCGAGTGTTTCATTCCGCCGATCGCGGAAAAAACTGGACTGTTGTGGAAACGCCGATCATCCATGGTGCGGCTTCACAAGGTATTTTTTCTTTGGCTTTCTGGACAGCGAAGGATGGAGTCGCCGTCGGGGGAGATTATAAAGAGCCGAAAAAGGGAGAAAGCGTCGCCACGGTAACGCACGATGGCGGGAAAACATGGACGCTGGCGTCGAAGCAGCCACATGGTTATCGGTCAGCCGTGGCGATCAGCGCTTCCCATACCCTGGCAGCAGTTGGAACAAGTGGGGCGGATGTTTCTCAGGATGGCGGCAATAGCTGGACGCCCATGTTCAAGGAAGACCTGAATGCTCTGGCCTTGATCGGTAATTCCGGATGGGCCGTGGGACCGGGCGGCAAGATTGTCGTCGTGGATCTTAAGTCTCACTAA
- a CDS encoding peptide-N(4)-(N-acetyl-beta-glucosaminyl)asparagine amidase, translating to MHVSSAPSLRPILFSSGKIFVAACLVLAASAALAQPIPPPGLVIGSANTATADPPIARPDTTPCVVTLFNNFAFADFSPKPFSFTPACPGPWAKVILNADFSIQAGRQFDRTAEIWIGGVNVYFGTTSEPSGKVARSWHIERDLTDYSALFNSAQNGRVDLGNLVNSTFTSTLFGTGTIQFYPLASHQDAPRTADLVLPLASDPTGGTAFLSNSSSTLTKTFTLPPNVERAFIDVVAESQAGDEFWYTCVPNDVANELQSCGGGAFRESQVTIDGTPAGVAPVYPWIYTGGIDPLLWRPIPGVQTLNFAPYRVDLTPFAGLLSNGQPHQVAVSVFGANNGFSTTATLLAFQDHGSNQITGEVTLNTIGVPNPSTVENLNTAPDGTITGSVTVDSSRIFRLEGFVRTSHGQIKTDVRQNIQFSSRQDFNITNTAFVQNIKQRTTITSETQTDGHGGGNSQQRFEWPLDLGFTFSLNPDGSGGQQTTTIRQQFQSAAVHHGDNGPATFSVVSNTVTPSDTLLFDSNFNITGNTGQQSTQDFFSNDSVSGCFSRQVTASAGLLTSITDGTLCNKGSQ from the coding sequence ATGCATGTCTCTTCTGCTCCATCGCTTCGGCCCATTTTGTTTTCTTCCGGAAAAATATTCGTCGCTGCCTGCCTGGTGCTTGCAGCCAGCGCAGCTTTGGCCCAGCCGATTCCGCCACCGGGATTGGTGATTGGCTCAGCCAACACCGCAACAGCAGATCCGCCCATCGCGCGGCCGGACACTACGCCCTGCGTGGTTACGCTGTTCAATAATTTTGCCTTTGCGGATTTTTCTCCCAAGCCATTTTCCTTTACTCCTGCGTGCCCGGGGCCATGGGCCAAAGTTATTTTGAACGCGGATTTCTCCATTCAAGCAGGCCGGCAGTTTGACCGCACCGCGGAAATCTGGATCGGCGGAGTGAACGTTTATTTCGGGACAACCTCTGAACCTTCAGGAAAGGTGGCGCGCTCATGGCATATTGAGCGCGATCTCACTGACTATTCTGCGCTCTTCAACAGCGCGCAGAATGGCCGCGTCGATCTGGGCAACCTGGTGAATTCGACATTTACCAGCACTCTGTTTGGGACGGGCACAATTCAGTTCTATCCACTGGCCAGCCATCAGGACGCACCGCGCACCGCCGACCTGGTGCTGCCTCTCGCTTCCGATCCGACAGGCGGAACGGCATTTCTCTCCAATTCCAGCAGCACGCTGACGAAAACTTTTACGCTGCCCCCCAACGTTGAGCGCGCGTTTATTGATGTTGTGGCAGAAAGCCAGGCAGGAGACGAGTTCTGGTACACGTGCGTGCCCAACGACGTAGCTAATGAATTGCAAAGCTGCGGCGGCGGCGCGTTTCGCGAGAGCCAGGTCACCATCGATGGCACGCCGGCGGGCGTTGCGCCGGTCTATCCGTGGATATATACCGGCGGAATCGATCCGCTGCTGTGGCGTCCCATCCCCGGCGTGCAGACGCTGAATTTCGCTCCGTATCGCGTTGACCTTACACCGTTCGCTGGTTTGCTCAGCAACGGACAGCCACACCAGGTCGCGGTCAGCGTATTCGGCGCGAACAATGGATTTTCCACCACAGCCACGCTGCTGGCTTTCCAGGACCATGGATCAAACCAGATTACCGGCGAGGTAACGCTCAACACCATCGGCGTGCCCAATCCCAGCACGGTTGAAAACCTGAACACAGCGCCCGATGGAACCATTACCGGATCGGTGACCGTCGATTCTTCGCGCATCTTCAGATTGGAAGGCTTTGTCCGGACTTCGCACGGCCAGATAAAAACTGACGTGCGGCAGAATATTCAATTCTCCAGCCGGCAGGACTTCAACATCACCAACACGGCGTTTGTGCAGAACATCAAACAGCGCACCACTATTACTTCTGAGACCCAAACCGATGGGCACGGCGGCGGAAACAGTCAGCAGCGTTTTGAATGGCCGCTGGACCTGGGTTTCACTTTCTCCTTGAATCCTGATGGCTCAGGCGGACAGCAAACCACCACGATCCGGCAGCAATTCCAGAGCGCGGCGGTGCACCACGGCGACAATGGTCCGGCCACATTCAGCGTGGTCTCCAATACCGTTACGCCCAGTGATACATTGCTCTTTGATTCCAACTTCAACATCACCGGAAACACCGGGCAGCAAAGCACGCAGGACTTTTTCTCCAATGATTCTGTCAGCGGATGTTTCAGCCGCCAGGTCACAGCTTCTGCCGGGCTGCTGACTTCGATTACCGACGGCACTCTGTGTAATAAGGGCAGCCAATAA